The Glycine soja cultivar W05 chromosome 3, ASM419377v2, whole genome shotgun sequence genome window below encodes:
- the LOC114406697 gene encoding zeatin O-glucosyltransferase-like, with protein sequence MPYLLSIAQSYLPYLCYYNSSMASSFQSSPMASNYRSHNKKSHDSDMFHPTQVEVVVVPFPAQGHLNQLLHLSRLILAHNIPVHFVGSQTHNRQVIVRAQGWDPNSIYNIQIHDFNVPPFVSPAPNPHAETRFPSHLLPSFVASTSLREPVYALLQSLSTVARRVVVIYDSLMASVVQDAIHVPNCESYTFHSVSAFTMFLYFWDAMGRPPVEKVSHIIPEVPSLEGCFTTQFIDFITSQYEFHKFSKGTIYNTTRAIESPYLELIERIISSKTHWALGPFNPLSIEKGVYNTRHFSVEWLDKQEAGSVLYVSFGTTTCFSEEQIKEVANGLEKSKQKFIWVVRDADKGDVFDEDGVRTAELPKGFEERVKGTGLVVRDWAPQLEILSHSSTGGFMSHCGWNSCMESMTMGVPIVAWPMHSDQPRNRVLVTEVLRVGVVVKDWDHRDELVTSSDVENAVRRLMATKEGDEMRQRAMNLKNAIRRSKDEGGVSRAELDDFIAHVTR encoded by the coding sequence ATGCCATACCTACTTAGCATTGCTCAGAGTTACCTACCTTATCTCTGTTACTACAACTCTTCAATGGCTTCTAGCTTTCAAAGTTCACCTATGGCTTCCAACTACAGAAGCCATAATAAGAAAAGCCACGACAGTGACATGTTCCATCCAACCCAAGTGGAGGTGGTTGTGGTGCCTTTCCCTGCACAAGGGCACCTCAACCAGCTTCTCCACCTCTCTCGCCTCATCTTGGCACACAACATACCCGTCCATTTTGTAGGTTCGCAGACCCACAATCGCCAAGTCATAGTTCGTGCCCAAGGTTGGGACCCAAACTCCATTTACAACATTCAAATTCACGACTTCAATGTTCCTCCTTTTGTTTCCCCTGCCCCCAACCCACATGCTGAAACAAGGTTCCCCTCACATCTTTTACCCTCCTTCGTGGCCTCCACGAGTCTCCGTGAGCCCGTGTATGCACTCTTGCAATCCCTTTCAACTGTGGCCAGAAGGGTCGTTGTCATCTATGACTCCCTCATGGCATCTGTGGTGCAAGATGCTATTCATGTGCCCAATTGTGAGAGTTACACTTTCCACAGTGTTTCTGCCTTCACCATGTTCTTGTACTTTTGGGATGCAATGGGGAGGCCCCCAGTAGAAAAAGTGTCCCACATCATCCCTGAAGTTCCTTCCCTTGAAGGGTGCTTCACAACCCAATTCATAGATTTCATCACTTCACAGTATGAGTTCCATAAGTTCAGCAAAGGGACTATATACAACACCACAAGGGCAATTGAGAGTCCTTACTTGGAGTTAATAGAGAGGATCATTAGTAGCAAGACTCATTGGGCCTTGGGGCCATTCAACCCTTTGTCCATTGAGAAGGGAGTCTATAACACAAGGCACTTCAGTGTTGAGTGGCTTGACAAGCAAGAAGCAGGGTCAGTTTTGTATGTGTCGTTTGGGACAACAACATGCTTCTCTGAGGAGCAAATCAAGGAGGTTGCAAACGGGTTGGAAAAAAGCAAGCAAAAGTTCATATGGGTGGTGAGGGATGCTGACAAGGGAGATGTGTTTGATGAGGATGGCGTGAGAACTGCTGAGCTTCCAAAGGGGTTTGAAGAGAGAGTGAAAGGCACGGGGTTGGTTGTGAGAGACTGGGCACCCCAATTGGAGATTCTAAGTCACAGTTCAACTGGTGGGTTTATGAGTCACTGTGGATGGAACTCTTGCATGGAGAGCATGACAATGGGGGTGCCAATAGTAGCATGGCCTATGCACTCTGACCAGCCTAGGAACAGGGTTTTGGTAACAGAAGTGCTCAGAGTTGGGGTGGTTGTGAAGGACTGGGACCACAGGGACGAGTTGGTGACATCATCAGATGTTGAGAATGCCGTGAGGAGATTGATGGCAACAAAAGAAGGTGATGAGATGAGACAAAGGGCAATGAACCTGAAAAATGCTATTCGCAGGTCCAAGGATGAGGGGGGTGTTTCTCGCGCGGAACTGGATGATTTCATTGCGCACGTCACTAGATAG
- the LOC114406698 gene encoding transcription factor bHLH35-like has translation MKVLEQKDTDTVVKLCEVFESLKVKIVTANITSFSDRLLKTSFIEWKMTGTGQIYPTSNGNRDEYKIDLQEQSRVRMRTRTRIGLE, from the exons ATGAAAGTCCTTGAG CAAAAGGACACAGACACAGTGGTGAAACTTTGCGAGGTGTTCGAATCTTTGAAGGTCAAGATCGTCACTGCCAACATCACTTCGTTTTCAGACAGGCTTTTGAAGACAAGCTTCATTGAG TGGAAAATGACGGGGACGGGGCAAATATACCCAACCTCAAATGGAAACAGGGATGAGTATAAAATTGATCTCCAAGAACAATCAAGAGTGAGGATGAGGACGAGGACGAGAATTGGATTAGAGTAG
- the LOC114406700 gene encoding transcription initiation factor IIB-2-like, translating to MSETFCSDCKRQTEVVFDHSAGDTVCSECGLVLESHSIDETSEWRTFANESGDNDPVRVGGPTNPLLTDGGLSTVIAKPNGGSGEFLSSSVGRWQNRGLIVAFKTIATMSDRLGLVATIKDRANEIYKRVEDQKSSRGRNQDALLAACLYIACRQEDKPRTVKEICSVANGATKKEIGRAKEYIVKQLGLEQGQSVEIGTIHAGDFMRRFCSNLGMTNQAVKAAQEAVQKSEEFDIRRSPISIAAAVIYIITQLSDDKKPPKDISVATGVAEGTIRNSYKDLYPHVSKIIPSWYAKEEDLKNLSSP from the exons ATGTCTGAAACCTTCTGCAGCGACTGCAAGAGGCAGACGGAGGTGGTGTTCGACCACTCTGCGGGGGACACGGTGTGCTCCGAGTGCGGCCTCGTTTTGGAGTCTCACTCCATTGATGAAACCTCCGAGTGGCGAACCTTTGCCAATGAGTCTGGCGACAACGACCCTGTCCGTGTCGGTGGGCCCACCAACCCGCTACTGACTGACGGCGGCCTCTCCACCGTCATCGCCAAGCCCAACGGTGGCTCCGGCGAGTTCCTGTCGTCCTCCGTCGGCCGCTGGCAGAACCGCGGCCTCATCGTCGCCTTCAAAACCATCGCCACCATGTCGGATAG GTTGGGACTCGTTGCAACCATCAAG GATCGGGCTAATGAGATATATAAACGGGTTGAAGATCAGAAGTCTAGTAGAGGAAGAAATCAGGATGCATTATTGGCTGCTTGTCTCTACATTGCTTGTCGACAAGAAGACAAACCACGCACTGTAAAGG AAATTTGCTCTGTTGCCAATGGAGCCACAAAGAAGGAAATTGGCCGAGCGAAAGAATACATAGTGAAACAACTGGGTTTGGAGCAGGGCCAATCTGTAGAGATAGGAACGATACATGCTGGGGACTTTATG AGACGTTTTTGTTCTAATCTCGGTATGACTAATCAAGCTGTTAAAGCGGCTCAGGAAGCTGTTCAGAAATCAGAAGAATTTGATATAAG GAGGAGTCCCATATCAATTGCTGCAGCAGTTATATACATCATAACTCAGCTTTCTGATGATAAAAAACCTCCCAAAG ATATATCAGTTGCCACAGGAGTTGCAGAAGGAACCATTAGGAACTCGTACAAGGATCTTTATCCCCATGTTTCAAAAATAATACCAAGCTGGTATGCAAAGGAAGAGGATTTGAAGAACCTATCCAGcccttaa
- the LOC114406696 gene encoding uncharacterized protein LOC114406696, translating to MMCRRTELYRELKQRITHFRHFCDTHQKHLQDLELLKCFKSEIQFELASNHFQNAQSGSLGDFVVDPTSPNSKDVVLRRKFDSGEEVAISAILGPPNYVKDLIFPRDAFMKVCVKKPALSFMVQFDCDVYEETDKGSDFDIYNAYYLKSSTCLSTSIYRGPLFRTLDDELQDALKEYLIAKGIGVSLTNFLLHYLHKREQEQYVNWLKKGEAAFVAKERSLRESSETHS from the exons ATGATGTGTCGTAGGACGGAGTTATATAGAGAGCTGAAGCAGCGTATAACACATTTTCGACATTTCTGCGACACGCATCAAAAACATCTTCAAGATCTCGAATTGCTCAAGTGCTTCAAATCCGAGATTCAATTCGAGCTTGCCTCCAATCACTTTCAG AATGCTCAAAGTGGTTCCTTAGGGGACTTTGTGGTGGACCCCACCTCACCCAATTCCAAAGATGTGGTTTTGCGAAGAAAATTCGATTCGGGTGAGGAAGTTGCAATCTCTGCTATTCTGGGACCTCCCAACTATGTGAAAGACCTTATTTTTCCGAGGGATGCTTTTATGAAAGTTTGTGTGAAAAAGCCAGCATTGAGCTTCATGGTACAGTTTGACTGTGATGTTTATGAAGAAACTGATAAGGGCTCTGATTTTGACATCTACAATGCTTATTATCTCAAATCATCTACATGTCTCAGCACTTCCATTTACAGAGGCCCTTTATTCCG CACATTGGATGATGAGTTGCAAGATGCTCTCAAGGAATACCTGATAGCCAAGGGCATTGGAGTAAGTCTGACCAATTTCCTTCTCCACTACCTACACAAAAGAGAGCAAGAGCAGTACGTGAACTGGTTGAAGAAAGGTGAAGCAGCATTTGTGGCAAAAGAAAGGTCATTGAGGGAATCATCAGAGACACATTCTTGA